Part of the Candidatus Nomurabacteria bacterium genome is shown below.
GGTTGGGTCTGATGCTTCTGCGGTCGCCGATGCTGCCCAAAAAATAATTTATCTAGAAGATTACGAACTCGCCATTATCGAACGCAAAAGCTATCGTATTAAAAACTTTCTCAAGAAACAGCCTGTAAACCGCCCGCCAGAAGATATCGTGTTAGAAGACGTTGCTGCCAGTAAAGGCCACTACGCTCATTATATGCTCAAAGAAATTCACGAAGCTCCCAAAACGATTCAAAACGCTATTCTAGGGCGCATTAAATTAGAAACAAACCAAATAAAGCTGGGTGGTATAGAATCTGTCGCTAACCAGCTAAAACACATAGACCGAATAATCATTATTGCCTGTGGCACATCTTACTACGCAGGTTTAGTAGGCGAATATTTACTAGAAGAAATTGCTAATATTCCGGTAGAGGTACAACTAGCCAGCGAATTTAAATACCGCAAAGAGCCGTTAACTGCTAATACTGCAGTACTAGCCATATCGCAAAGCGGCGAAACAGCAGATACCATTGCTGCGCTTAAAAAAGTAGAATCTAGCGGTGTGCTTAGGCTTGGTATTGTGAACGCCCCCGGCAGCACCATCGCACGTATTACCGATGCTGGCATTTATTGCCATGCTGGGCCAGAAATATCCGTTGCCAGCACCAAGGCATTTATTGCTCAAAGTTCGGTACTAGCGCTCTTGGCGCTATGGCTGGGCAAAGGCTACACAAGCCTCTATAAACCGCTCCTAACAGAGCTTGCCCATCTGCCAAAAAAGGCAGAAGAAGTACTAACATTAGCACCACACGTCCAAAAAATTGCAAAAAAAAATGCACATCACAGAGATTTTATGTACCTTGGCCGTGCCTACGAGTTCCCCATGGCTTTAGAAGGCGCGCTTAAGCTCAAAGAAATTAGCTATATTCACGCAGAAGGCTACGCTGCAGGCGAAATGAAACACGGCCCACTAGCGCTCATAGACACCAGCTTTCCTACCTTTGCGCTTGCTGCTAGCCCTACACTATTTGAAAAAACAGCCAGCAACTTGCAAGAGGTAAAAGCCCGCAACGGTAAAATTATCGCCGTTACTACCAAAAAACACGTACCACAGCTAAAAGACCTTGCAGACGATATCATTAGCATACCAGAAGCTTCAGATCAGTTATTACCACTTCTAGAGGCTATTGTTGTGCAACTATATGCCTACTACACCGCCCTAGAACTCGGCCACGATATAGACAAGCCCCGCAACTTAGCCAAATCAGTCACCGTAGAATAACAAATCATACGAGCAGATAATATAAAGCTTAGTTGTTTGGTTGAATACGATAATTACTTGTGTAAACGTGCAGCAATAGCAAATTGCATAAAGTATTTATCAATCTCACTTCGCTGTATTTCATCACCGTAAAAAAGTGTCTTCAAGTACATTTCTTTTGCCCGTAATACTTCTTTAGTTTTTGGTGACTTATTCTTCACAAGTTCTTCTGTAGTCGCATCAAATAAGTCAATTGCCCGCACCATAGCAGCATCTTTAGCTTTTGTATCATTAAGTTTTTGTGCACTAAAAGATCGGCCAACTTCGCTATAAATATTGCCCATTTGTTCAAAAATCGTAAAAGATGCCCATTTACGCCTACTAACCATGTAATCAGTCATTTTTTACCTTTTTGGTAACAATAGTCTGTATCTTTTTGCGTAAATCTGGATCACCTACTCCACGTGTCATATTATTTTGCCGGGGACGAATATTTATCATAGAATCAAATTCAATAAAATCTTCACTACCAAACTTGGCTGGATACAAATTTATACCCCACAAATCTGCTTGGTCTGATCCATTTTCTAACAGAAATTGTTCTTCGTCTGCGTGCATTTCAGCATCAACTACCAAAATGTTTTTATTAATATCTACTACAGCTTTCACTAAATTACCGTACATATTTTCTGCCATTTCTGTAAGTTCAGTAACAGATATTGTATCTATGGTCTTCATCGATTAAATTATAGCACCTAAAATATATAGATGCTGTAATTATGGGGTCAAGTTGTGGCCTTCGTATCGTAAATTAATTAAAAGAAAAACCAGCAATAACTTCTTTAATGATAGATTTACTAGGTTCTTGGTCAGCCCCAGCAACTTCAACACCGTAATAAATACCGTTATTTTCAAAAACGTACCATTCAATATAACTAAGTCCATTAAACCCGTATACTTTGGCGGTAACACCATCTATGGTTACATCTGGTTTGCTTTCTAGCTCACTCATGCTCGTACCTTGTAGTAAAGATTCCATAAAACTACTCAAACCATCCGAGCCTTCAAAGTTAGTAGTAGGTAACGCGGTAATTTTTACTTCTGAAAAGGGGTTATCTAAACCCACTACACCTTTTGCTTCATCTAAGAACTGTGTTACCTGCAATATCGTACCTGGGCCACCCTCAAAACCACCGTCTAGCTTTTTAATAATTACATAGTTATCTGGTAGGGCTAGTGTAAACTTACCCACTGTTGCCGTATAGCTTGTTTTAGTATCACTAGCAGTAGGCGCACTGGTGGCAGGTTCATTTTTTACTTGCTGCGCGCTATCTAACTGCTTCTTTAAATCGGTAATTTCTTTAGTTTGTACATAGTACAAATAGCCAAGCGCTATATTACCAGCCAGCAGTGCAATAATAATAAGCCAAACTAATATTTTAGTTTTTTTTGATTTTTTTGGTTGCTTTGTAGCTACAGTACTATCAGGGTTAGTACTAAACTGGTTTATTGGTTGGGTTGGTTTTCTATCATCGTTATTCATACATCAATCATCGCACATTACGCTACCGTTTATAAATAGCTCCTACTTACATATTGATCTTTCAGGTAAAATACTATGGTATAAGGGGGAGTAAATGCATATTTTAGTTACAGGTGGGGCTGGATACATTGGTAGCCACACCACGCTAGAGTTACTTAATAAAAACTACGATGTCACTGTAGTAGATAACTTATCTAATAGCGTAGCCGAATCTATTGAACGCGTAGAAAAACTTACAAATAAAAATGTGTCTTTTCATGAATTAGATATTAGAAAAAAAGACAAGCTAGAAACCCTATTTGCCACTAATAATTTTGATGCTGTCATACATTTTGCGGGGCTTAAGGCGGTTGGAGAATCAGTTAGTAAAGCACTGCATTATTATCACAATAATTTAATATCTACACTCGTCTTATTAGAAGTAATGAGCGAATATAATGTAAAACAGCTCGTTTTTAGTTCTTCTGCCACAGTTTATGGCGATCCTACCACGGTGCCTATAAAAGAATCAGCGCCTAAGACTGCCACAAACCCGTATGGGCAAACAAAACTAATGATAGAGCAAATTCTAGAAGACATCACCAACAGTAAAGAAGGCTGGAAAATCATTGCTCTGCGTTACTTTAACCCAATTGGTGCCCATTCCTCTGGGCTTATTGGCGAAGACCCTAATGGTATAC
Proteins encoded:
- the galE gene encoding UDP-glucose 4-epimerase GalE produces the protein MHILVTGGAGYIGSHTTLELLNKNYDVTVVDNLSNSVAESIERVEKLTNKNVSFHELDIRKKDKLETLFATNNFDAVIHFAGLKAVGESVSKALHYYHNNLISTLVLLEVMSEYNVKQLVFSSSATVYGDPTTVPIKESAPKTATNPYGQTKLMIEQILEDITNSKEGWKIIALRYFNPIGAHSSGLIGEDPNGIPNNLLPYISQVAVGKRTELSVYGDDYATKDGTGVRDYIHVVDLANAHIAALHHGGKKDTYLAYNIGTGQGASVLDVIASFEKASNKHIPYKIAPRRPGDIAACYADPSKANKELKWHAEKTIDDACKDAWRWQANNPNGYNVIGKI
- the glmS gene encoding glutamine--fructose-6-phosphate transaminase (isomerizing), producing MCGIVGYVGRGNALSPVITGLQNLEYRGYDSAGVAFCTDNTIRSVKQAGRVQALESELAGLKQIKPNTAIGHTRWATHGAPTKNNAHPHSNSSKTIFVVHNGIIENHEEIRAMLQKQGYNFVSHTDTEVVPHLIDYFYKKFERMDKAFEVAIRELKGAYAIVMTTSHEPHKIYAAKLSSPLCIGIGKDANMVGSDASAVADAAQKIIYLEDYELAIIERKSYRIKNFLKKQPVNRPPEDIVLEDVAASKGHYAHYMLKEIHEAPKTIQNAILGRIKLETNQIKLGGIESVANQLKHIDRIIIIACGTSYYAGLVGEYLLEEIANIPVEVQLASEFKYRKEPLTANTAVLAISQSGETADTIAALKKVESSGVLRLGIVNAPGSTIARITDAGIYCHAGPEISVASTKAFIAQSSVLALLALWLGKGYTSLYKPLLTELAHLPKKAEEVLTLAPHVQKIAKKNAHHRDFMYLGRAYEFPMALEGALKLKEISYIHAEGYAAGEMKHGPLALIDTSFPTFALAASPTLFEKTASNLQEVKARNGKIIAVTTKKHVPQLKDLADDIISIPEASDQLLPLLEAIVVQLYAYYTALELGHDIDKPRNLAKSVTVE